In the Thermodesulfobacteriota bacterium genome, GCGGCCGGCAGCCTGTTCTATGTCGTGCCAGGCCAGCGGATTCTGCGCATCTTCGCCGAGGGCAAGGCCGGCCATGAGGAATTCTTGTCCATCAGCCCCCGGGTCTTCGAGAATGAGGGCCTGGTGGGCTGGGTGATCAACAAGCGACGGATCCTGGTTCTCGACCACATCGTCGAAGAAGGTGGCAAGGCCTACCTCCTGCGGCGGGACGACGGCTTCGGCTCCTTCGCCAATTTCATCGGCATCCCGGTGGCCTTCAGGAAGAAGGGCGCCTTCGGCGCCGTGGCGCTCATCAACCACCGCGGCGGCTTTACCGATCACGAGATCGCCATCATGGAGATCGCCTGCCGGCAGATCGTGCAGGAAGCAACCCAGAGCTGATTCTATGTTCCGGAAGCCCCCGACCACCAGCAGCCGCATCAAGCGGGATGTCAGCCGCCGTCAGATCTCCCTGGAGAAGAAGCCCCAGGCGCCCCCGCGCCGCCGCTTCTTCAACCTGTTCACCAAGGATATGGCCATGGATCTGGGCACCGCCAATACCCTCATCTACGTGAAGGGGGAGGGCATCGTGCTGAACGAGCCGTCGGTGGTGGCCTACCACGCCGATACCAAAGAGGTGCTGGCGGTGGGACGGGAGGCCAAGAGCTACATGGGCCGCACCCCCAGAAACATCATCGCGCAGCGGCCGCTCAAGGACGGCGTCATCGCCGACTTCGAGGTCACCCGCCACATGATCCGGGAGTTCTTCCTCCGGGTCCAGCGCATGGGCCGCTTCTTCAAGCCGACGGTGGTCATCTGTGTGCCGGCCGGCATCACCCAGGTGGAGAAGCGGGCGGTGGTCGAGGCAGCGGACGAGGCCGGGGTGGGCAAGGTCTTCCTGATCGAAGAGCCGGTGGCAGCGGCCATTGGCACGGGGCTTGATATCAGCGAGAACAAGGGCCAGATGATCATCGATATCGGCGGCGGCACGACGGAAGTGGCGGTGCTGTCCCTGTTCTCGGTGGCGTACAGCGAATCGGTACGGGTGGCCGGGGATGAGGTCAACGAGGCCATCATGCGCTACCTGCTCAAGAAGCATCAGCTTCTGGTGGGGGAGAACACGGCCGAGGTTTGCAAGATCAAGGCTGGCTCCGCCTTTCCCGTGGAGGGCCTGCCGGCCGGCTATCTCATCTCCGG is a window encoding:
- a CDS encoding rod shape-determining protein, whose product is MFRKPPTTSSRIKRDVSRRQISLEKKPQAPPRRRFFNLFTKDMAMDLGTANTLIYVKGEGIVLNEPSVVAYHADTKEVLAVGREAKSYMGRTPRNIIAQRPLKDGVIADFEVTRHMIREFFLRVQRMGRFFKPTVVICVPAGITQVEKRAVVEAADEAGVGKVFLIEEPVAAAIGTGLDISENKGQMIIDIGGGTTEVAVLSLFSVAYSESVRVAGDEVNEAIMRYLLKKHQLLVGENTAEVCKIKAGSAFPVEGLPAGYLISGKDAIHNTPKDVTLSPEEIREAIAEPVAAVVEAVHRACEKTPPDLLTDIHADGIHMAGGGSLLKGLDALITHETQIRCQLAEDPLTTIVMGSGIALEDLDKYRRVFVN